One window of Saccharomyces kudriavzevii IFO 1802 strain IFO1802 genome assembly, chromosome: 10 genomic DNA carries:
- the SKDI10G3590 gene encoding uncharacterized protein — protein sequence MNSRFQEKDNVNYDVKGIEPAITETESISQEPFSTFSSDNNELTSEGGLNNTWTRFKNSFKRFELEELDPNLTDAEKIAIATARSPLKHTLKKRHLHMIAVGGAIGTGLFVGSGKALRTAGPAGILIGWTVTGSMIYCMVMAVGELAVIFPVSGGFTTYATRFIDESFGFAVNFNYMLQWLVTLPLEIVAASITVNYWGVDPKYRDGFVALFWVVIVSINLFGVKGYGEAEFIFAVIKVITIIGFIIMAVVLVCGGGPQGGFIGAKYWHNPGAFVGATPGLKFKGFCTVFITASFSFGGSEVVGIAGSEAENPRKSVPGAAKQVFWRIILFYVICLLLIGMLVPYNDPV from the coding sequence ATGAACAGCAggtttcaagaaaaagataatgTCAACTATGACGTAAAAGGGATCGAACCTGCCATCACTGAGACAGAAAGTATCAGTCAAGAACCATTTTCTACGTTTTCGAGTGATAATAACGAACTTACAAGTGAAGGCGGGTTGAACAATACGTGGACGAGGTTCAAGAATTCCttcaaaagatttgaaCTCGAAGAGCTAGATCCGAATCTAACAGATGCGGAGAAGATTGCTATCGCTACTGCTCGGTCACCATTAAAACatacattgaaaaaaagacattTACATATGATTGCAGTTGGTGGTGCTATTGGTACTGGTCTTTTCGTAGGTAGTGGTAAGGCCCTGAGGACGGCAGGCCCTGCTGGTATCTTGATTGGTTGGACGGTTACAGGAAGTATGATATATTGTATGGTTATGGCAGTTGGTGAATTAGCTGTCATTTTTCCCGTTTCTGGTGGTTTCACCACCTACGCAACTAGATTTATTGATGAGTCCTTCGGTTTTGCCGTTAATTTCAACTATATGTTACAATGGCTAGTCACCTTACCTCTGGAAATTGTCGCGGCCTCCATAACTGTTAATTATTGGGGTGTGGATCCCAAATACCGTGACGGTTTCGTGGCTTTGTTTTGGGTGGTCATTGTTTCGATAAACCTATTTGGTGTGAAAGGTTATGGGGAGGCTGAATTTATCTTTGCTGTTATTAAAGTTATTACCATTATTGGATTCATTATAATGGCAGTCGTCCTGGTTTGCGGTGGTGGTCCTCAAGGCGGGTTTATTGGTGCTAAATATTGGCACAACCCTGGAGCCTTTGTAGGTGCTACGCCGGGGctgaaattcaaaggatTTTGTACCGTTTTTATCACagcttcattttcctttggAGGAAGTGAAGTTGTCGGTATAGCGGGCTCTGAGGCTGAAAACCCAAGAAAATCGGTTCCAGGCGCCGCTAAACAAGTTTTCTGGAGAATTATTCTGTTTTACGTCATTTGCTTGTTATTAATTGGTATGTTAGTCCCTTACAATGATCCCGTCTAA
- the SKDI10G3600 gene encoding aspartate aminotransferase family protein: MFLSTGSEANEAAIKLAKVYTGKFEVVGLSLSWHGMTGVSGSTTYQDGRKNHGPTMPGNLVLPAPNAYRSIFRNKDGTYDWETEMDYGFSLIDVASVGSLAALIVEPVMSSGGMLVLPDGYMKSLHAHCKKRGMLLIVDEAQTAIGRCGAMFGFEAYDIVPDILSLSKTLGNGLPLSSVVTSDKIADKAHDERFLFYTTHVNDPLPCAVGAKVLDIVIRDDLVENSAKMGDLFRSELKKLQGKYEQIGDIRGRGLMTGIEIIKPETREADGELAGRLADKMLELGLSANLIAVPAFGGVFRIAPPITISKEEIMQGVSIFNKSFKEILG, encoded by the coding sequence ATGTTTTTAAGTACCGGCTCCGAGGCAAATGAGGCAGCCATCAAGTTAGCCAAAGTGTACACTGGAAAATTCGAAGTTGTCGGTTTGTCATTATCATGGCATGGTATGACAGGTGTATCGGGCAGTACAACATATCAGGATGGCCGTAAAAATCACGGGCCTACAATGCCAGGTAATTTGGTTTTGCCAGCCCCAAATGCATATAGATCCATTTTTCGAAACAAAGATGGGACTTATGATTGGGAAACAGAGATGGACTATGGATTTAGTTTGATTGATGTCGCTTCTGTGGGTTCTCTAGCCGCTCTTATTGTAGAACCAGTCATGAGTTCAGGTGGTATGCTTGTTCTTCCAGATGGTTATATGAAAAGCTTACATGCGCACTgtaagaaaagaggaatGCTTTTGATTGTTGATGAAGCTCAAACGGCAATCGGCAGATGTGGAGCCATGTTTGGGTTTGAAGCCTACGACATCGTTCCCGATATTTTGTCGCTGAGCAAAACCCTAGGAAATGGTCTACCATTATCTTCTGTGGTTACATCCGACAAGATAGCGGACAAGGCACACGATGAGCGCTTTTTATTCTATACTACCCATGTAAACGATCCTCTGCCATGTGCTGTTGGTGCGAAAGTGTTGGATATTGTAATTCGTGACGATTTGGTTGAGAACTCTGCAAAAATGGGCGATCTATTCAGATcagaattgaagaaattacaAGGCAAGTATGAACAAATTGGCGACATCAGAGGTCGAGGTTTGATGACTGgtattgaaattattaAGCCCGAGACCAGAGAAGCCGACGGCGAATTAGCTGGAAGGCTAGCCGATAAAATGTTGGAACTCGGACTATCCGCAAACTTGATAGCTGTCCCGGCGTTTGGTGGTGTTTTTAGAATCGCACCTCCTATCACTATTTCTAAAGAAGAGATTATGCAAGGTGTgtccattttcaataaaagtTTTAAAGAGATATTGGGTTAa
- the SKDI10G3610 gene encoding uncharacterized protein, with translation MSRNKGYLKALENYVAQLENSLIRMKETNSEDSRQIILDSLPLGSLLDLNAPQENQTSVPSIVNSAKDQIPQFYDNLAIPGNAAPSDGPLSVIKTRLASENNKKYSTVPEGRNTLSRSPYIILSLSLFFRWLYPSHYFFVYREALLSAFFQDRNSKSYYCSEELIYAVAALGSKITNKSDELYLKSFKYYSLSREIILRKIFQAKDCSFEKEGSSSPKLALIQSLLCLAFYDIGRGENSSAWYFSGLAFRIVHEIGLQLNPAALNGISGEELTQMDIEVRVRIYWGCYLVDHFIAELYGRSTVLTLSNSAIPETDELPNIKAGFEDYMYSDPDKPLLVAAPIKCLILLSRITELYKNENTQLKTTSERIGALSGFNIDLQKWRSSLPKELTWSNETLAEEKDFDPTISFVWYHYYMILLSYNKTFILDSKENTSIIEEAIQDLFYLLRDWIIKYHTFEKCSIQMVTTAVLALQCMNSKNISCIYYNDFTNFLKSPTINYDFLSELFENEISSESLYPLSLSDGANFLADEFPDLSLLSEMDALINNQVYKL, from the coding sequence ATGAGCAGAAATAAGGGCTACCTAAAAGCCTTGGAGAATTATGTAGCCCAGCTAGAAAATTCACTGATTAGAATGAAGGAAACGAATAGCGAGGATAGCCGGCAAATTATACTAGACTCGCTCCCCCTAGGTAGTTTGCTAGACTTAAATGCCCCACAAGAAAATCAGACATCAGTGCCATCGATTGTGAACTCCGCAAAAGATCAAATCCCACAGTTTTATGATAATCTGGCCATCCCAGGTAATGCTGCACCTTCTGATGGTCCGTTGTCCGTTATAAAAACCCGTCTTGCTTCCgaaaataataagaaaTACTCAACTGTTCCAGAGGGTCGCAATACTCTATCCAGAAGCCCCTATATTATCTtgtctctttctttattctttagATGGTTGTACCCAagtcattatttttttgtctaCAGAGAAGCGCTTCTTTCCGCATTTTTTCAGGAcagaaattcaaagagtTATTACTGTTCAGAGGAATTGATATACGCCGTTGCCGCCCTAGGTTCCAAGATAACTAATAAATCCGACGAGCTATATctaaaatctttcaaatattaTAGTCTTTCAAGGGAGataattttgagaaaaattttccaggcCAAAGATtgttcatttgaaaaagaggGATCCTCTTCGCCGAAGTTGGCCCTGATTCAAAGTTTACTGTGTCTCGCATTCTATGATATAGGAAGAGGAGAGAACTCTTCGGCGTGGTATTTTTCAGGATTAGCGTTCAGAATTGTTCATGAGATTGGCTTACAGCTAAATCCTGCTGCTTTAAATGGTATCAGCGGTGAGGAATTGACGCAGATGGATATTGAAGTTCGAGTAAGAATTTATTGGGGCTGCTATTTGGTGGATCACTTTATTGCTGAATTATATGGTAGGTCAACTGTTTTAACATTGTCAAATTCTGCTATTCCAGAGACAGATGAGTTGCCAAATATTAAGGCAGGTTTTGAGGACTACATGTATTCTGATCCGGATAAACCCTTACTTGTGGCCGCTCCAATCAAATGCTTAATTTTGCTATCGAGAATTACTGagttatataaaaatgagAATACTCAACTGAAAACAACATCGGAGAGGATTGGCGCCCTTTCTGGGTTCAACATAGATTTACAGAAGTGGAGATCCAGCTTACCAAAGGAACTGACATGGTCAAATGAAACATTGGCcgaagaaaaagatttCGATCCTaccatttcttttgtatGGTACCATTACTACATGATACTACTTTCTTATAATAAGACCTTTATTTTGGATTCCAAGGAAAACACGTCAATTATTGAGGAGGCAATTCAAGATTTATTTTACCTACTGAGAGATTGGATAATCAAATATCatacatttgaaaaatgtaGTATCCAGATGGTTACTACCGCTGTTTTAGCTCTGCAATGTATGAATAGTAAAAATATCAGTTGCATCTATTATAACGATTTTacaaactttttgaaatcacCTACCATAaattatgattttttgtccgaactttttgaaaacgaaaTCTCTTCCGAATCGCTCTACCCACTTAGTCTTTCAGATGGTGCCAATTTCCTGGCAGATGAATTTCCCGATTTGTCGTTGTTGAGCGAAATGGATGCATTGATAAATAATCAAGTATATAAGCTATAA